The genomic stretch GTGAGATTTATTAAATGCATATTCTGCGAATCGTTTTAGCTGATCGAAGAGTGATTCTGCTCCCGTCTTTTTCATCCCGTTGGCAACAGCACCATGTACAAATTTTTCGTGAAGCTTCGGCATGTTTTCTTCTTCCTTTTTGGCGATAACTTTACGTACATAATCTGCTTCCTCAGGTGAAAAACCGGCGATCTCGATGGCTATCCTCATAACCTGTTCCTGATAAAGAATGACCCCATAGGTTTCCTTCAATATTTCGTTCAGTACGGGGAATCTGCTTGCGACAATTCCTTTCTCCTTGTTTCTTGCAAACTCGTCTATCCATGCCATTGGCCCAGGCCTGAATATTGCAACCACGGCAATTATATCATCGATTCTTGACGGTTTAATTTTTTTCAGTGTTTCCTGCATGCCGGAACTCTCAAGTTGAAACAGTGCAACCCCGTCCCCTTTTTGCATTGATTCATATATCTTAGGGTCATTGAGATCTATTATTGTAAGATCTATATCCTGGTTTCTGTATTGTTTGATCAGTTCCTTTGTTTTCTGGATGATCGTGATCATCGCCAGTGACAGGAGATCAAACTTGATAAGCCCTATCTTCTCTACATATTCTCCTTCAAACCCCGTAACAATTTTATCGTTCTTATCCTTATAAATGGGCAAATAATCGGACAGCGGCATATCGGCGATCACAACACCGCTCGCATGAATAGATTTATCCCTTATAAGTCCTTCAAGCTTTAAAGCTATGTTTATCATCTCTTTTATCTTTTCATCCTTCTGGCTGAGTTCCTGGATCTCATGTATAGTTTTTATTGCATCCTTAAGCGCCATTTTCTCGGGTATTATCTTCGTTATACCATCAACCACATTATAAGGGATATCAAGTACCCTGCCCGCATCCTTTACAACAGCCCTTGATTGCAGGGTATGAAAGGTGGTGATCTGTGCCACTTTCTCTGAACCGTACTTTTCTTTTAAATAATCGATCAGCCTGTCTTTATTTTCTGCACATATATCAATATCTATATCGGGCAGACTTATCCGGTTTTTGTTAAGAAATCTTTCAAAGTATAATCCATATTTTATGGGATCTATCTTTGTTATTCCTATGGCGTAAGCTACAAGGCTCCCAACCGCTGAGCCTCTGCCGGGGCCTATTGGAATGGCATGTTTATTTGCATAATCAATAATATCCATTACTATCAAAAAGTAGCTTGAGAAGTGCGTTTGCTTGATAGCTCCAAGTTCATTCTCGAGCCTCTCACGGTATTGCTGTTCTTTTGCCTTTATGTACGGATATTTCTTAGCAAGTTCCTCAAAACTATTGTATGTAAATTGTGTGAGCAGGTTATCATAGTTTTCGTTACCTCCAAAAGAGATCACGGGAAAATGGAATTTCCCGAGTTCTATCTCAAGGTTACATCTGTTCGCAATCTCCCATGTAGCCTCAAGCGCCTCAGGATGGTTTACGAACGCCTTTGCCATCTCTTCATGTGTTTTCAGGTAAAGCTCCTGCGTTGAAAACTTAAGCCTGTCCCTATCGGAAAACTTCTTTTTTGTTTGAATACAGAGGAGCACATCATGCGCCTTTGCATCCTCCATATCAAGGTAATGAACATCGTTTGTTGCAACGAGCGGTATGTGAAGGTCTTTTGATAAGTTATAAATCAGGTTGTTCACAATTGCCTGTTCTTGTATACCGTTAGCCTGAACCTCAAGAAAAAAATCATCTTTAAAAATATCTTTGTATTCTTCAGCGGCGGTAATGGCTGCCTGAACATTGCCGGAAAGCAGTTTAGCCGGGATCTCACCATGCAAACACGCGGATAAGGCAATCAGTCCCTGTCTGTGCCCGTCAAGAATTTTCTTGTCTATCCTTGGTTTACCATAAAAACCATCTGTGTATGCTATGCTTATTAGTTTTAAAAGATTTTTATAACCGGTTTGATCCTTTGCAAGAAGAACGATATGATATTGCTCTGTTTTTTGATTTTTATTATCAATACTTCCATTGATAATGTATGCTTCAACGCCTATTATAGGCTTTATACCCTCGCTCCGCATCTTGGTGTAAAAATCAACCGCACCAAACATGTTTCCATGATCGGTCATTGCAACGGCAGGCATGTTGTATGCTTTAAGCCTCTGTGCAAGCCTATCTATATGTATAGCACCATCAAGCAAGCTGTATTTAGTATGAAGATGCAGATGTACAAAGTTATACGCTCCCATCGGTTACTCCCATTCTATAGTTCCGGGAGGCTTTGAACTTATATCATAGACAACTCTATTTATCCCATTAACCTCTCCAATGATCCTTGAAGATAATCTATCCATCAACTCATAAGGCAGCCTCGCCCAATCAGCAGTCATTCCGTCTTCGCTTTTAACAGCCCTTATCGCTATTACATGCTCATAAGTCCTTTCATCTCCCATTATGCCTACCGTTCTTACCGGTAAAAGAACAGCAAAATACTGCCATAGGTCTTGCGATATCTGATACTTGCCTATTTCTTCCCTTACGATACTGTCCGCTTTTTTAAGCATATTTAACCGCTCTTTTTTTATCTCTCCTATAACTCTTATACTCAAGCCGGGTCCCGGGAAAGGTTGTCTGTTAAGTATATATTCGGGCACATGGATCAGCCTTCCAATCTTTCTTACTTCATCTTTAAATAAAAGCCTGAATGGCTCAAGCACTTTAAGATGCATCTTTTTTGGCAAACCGCCGACATTATGATGGCTTTTTATAACCTGTGATGGCCCTATGTGAGGATTACTTTCTATTACATCTGGGTATAGTGTACCCTGCAAAAGCCATTTTATATGCTTATCCGTTATCTGCTTTTCAAACACATCAATAAATGACTTTCCTATAATCTTTCTCTTTTTCTCTGGTTCAACAACACCCTTTAATTTTTTTAAAAACATGTCCGAAGCATCCACGTACTTAACATTAAGCCCCATATTCGTTAAGGTATTAAACACCTCTTCAGGCTCATTTTCTCTTAATAATCCGTTATTTATAAATACGAGTTTTAGCTTATCTCCTATTGCTCTATAGGTTATAAATGCTGCAACAGTTGAATCAACGCCGCCGCTAATAGCGCCTATAACACTGTCATTCCCGATGCGGTTTTTTATATCAATAACGGAATTCTCTACAAAAGCACCTATATCCCATTTCCCTGTTACATTGCAGTGCCTTGCAAAATTATTTAATATCTTTATCCCTTCTTCAGTATGTGAAACCTCCGGGTGAAATTGTAACCCTATGATCTGTTTTGATTGATTCTGAAAACCTGCTATCGGTGAGTTTGCAGATGACGCAATAACACTGAAGCCCTCCGGCACCTCCTCTATTCGATCAGAATGACTCATCCATACTGTATGCCTATGTGTATGCTCCATACCGTCAAATAATGGTGATATAGGATCGATCTTTATCTCGGCTCTCCCATACTCCCTTTGTTTTGATTTTTGTACCTTACCTCCAAACTTCTGCGTAACATATTGCATACCGTAACATATGCCAAGTATAGGTACTCCAATCTTGAATATACCATCATCAGGCTTTGGTGCATCTTTTTGATAAACACTGTACGGACTGCCTGATAAAATTATACCTTTTGTATCCAGCTGCTTTATCTTTTCGATAGGTGCGTTGTAAGGCAGTATCTCAGAATAAACCGAAAGCTCTCTTAATCTCCTTGATATAAGGAGGGTATACTGGGAACCAAAATCAAGAATAACTATAGTATCAACCATATTAAATCAATTAAAGATCGAGCCTGTAATTGGGAGCCTCTTTTGATATGGTTATATCGTGAACATGGCTTTCTTTAAAACCTGCGGGTGTTATTTTGACAAATTTTGCTTTTTGCTTTAACTCTTCTATATTCTTTGCACCAACGTATCCCATACCGGCACGCAAGCCGCCTGATAATTGGTATATTACACCTGAGATTGAGCCCTTGTACGGGACTCTGCCTTCTATGCCCTCGGGAACGAATTTAGATTCATCTTCAATATGGTCCTGATTATACCTGTCTTTTGAACCCGCCTTCATTGCTTCTAGAGAGCCCATACCTCTGTAAACCTTGTACGTGCGTCCGCCAAAGAATACAAGCTCCCCGGGGCTTTCATCGGTTCCTGCAAAAAGGTTTCCGAGCATTACTGTATCAGCACCCGCTGCAATCGCCTTTGTTATATCACCTGAGAACTTGACTCCGCCGTCAGCGATTAAAGGCACACCCGCCTTTGATGTTACCTTATGCACGTTAAATATGGCGCTCATCTGTGGTACACCGACACCTGCTACAATTCTGGTTGTACATATGGAACCTGGGCCCACACCTACTTTTATCCCGTCAGCGCCTGCCTCGAGCAATGCCTTGGCACCGTCCGATGTCGCCACATTACCAACTATAATATCAATATTGGTATACAATTTTTTTATCTCTCTTAGAAAATCAATAACTCCTTTTGAATGCCCGTGTGCAGTATCTATAACAAGGCAGTCAACGCCTGCTTTTACAAGGGCATCGGCCCGCTCAAACCTGTCATGGGATATACCGATTGCAGCACCGACAATAAGTTTGCCGTACTTATCCCTGGTTGCATTAGGGAATCTTATGCTCTTCTCGATATCCTTAACAGTTATAAGTCCTTTTAATTCTCCTTTACCGTTAACAACGAGCAGCTTCTCTATTTTATGCTTATATAAAAGCTTTTTTGCCTCCTCACGCGTAACATCCTCGTTTGCTGTGATAAGGTTTTTCTTTGTCATTAACTCGCTTATGGGTTTTTCAAGGTCATCCTCAAATCTCATATCTCTGTTTGTAAGGATGCCAACGAGCTTCTGTTTTTTCACAATGGGTAAACCGGAAATACTGTACTTGCGCATTAATATAACAGCCTCTTTCAACTTGCGATCCGGCGGCATATTAATAGGGTCGTTGATTATATAGCTTTCGTACTTTTTTACCTTGTGAACCTCTTCCGCCTGCCTCTTTGCAGATAGATTTTTGTGTATAATGCCTATTCCGCCTTCCTGCGCCATCGTTATGGCTGTGGCTGATTCCGTAACAGTATCCATTGCTGCACTTACGAATGGAATCTTAAGACTCTGGTGCCTTGACAGTCTTGTATTAATAGCAACATCTTTAGGTATAACCTTTGATTCTCCGGGTAGAAGTAACAGATCATCAAATGTATAACCATCCATAACGTAAGGTGCATTTTCTGTCATTGATTCGTCCTTAAAATAATATACCTTTACTCTTCATTAAATACGCCCTCCATCCCTTTCGGATCACCCAATATACCTGCAATATGCTTGGTTATACTTAGCAATATTTGATACGCTGCGTGGATATTGTCATTTACAAATCTATTAAAATTATCCCTTGTTATCACTATAACTTCCAATGGCTCTCTTGCCCTTACCGTGACAAACCGTTTTGTCTCAAGGATCAGTGAAAGCATACCAAACGCATCACCTTTCTCAAGATTACCAATAATATTCTCTCTGCCATTATTCGTTTTCTTTAAAACATCAACGCTTCCTGATAAAATAATAAACATCGCATCGGAAATCATGTCCTCCACAAATACGGGCACGCCTGCAGGGATATTTCTCTTTTGAGCTATACTTACAAGCAGATTTACAACCCTTTCATCCGTATCTTTAAAAATATTGCCTATCTTTAAATCGTTAACTGTAACCATAAAATATGTTTACATAAGCCTAAAAAATAAGCAAGTTATTATACCTTCAAGCCCATATAATGCCTTGCATATTCAACGTACCGTTTTGCCGAGTTTACTATGTACTCAATATCTTCTTGATTCAGGTCCCTTTTTATCTGAGCCGGCACCCCGGCAACGAGTGTCTGCGGCGGCACTATCATTCCTTCTTTTACAACGCTCCCGGCGGCAACTATCGACTCCTCTCCAACAATAGTCCCATCAAGCAAAACAGCGCCCATACCTATAAGACATCTGCTTTTTATTCTGCATCCATGCACTAAAGCTCTGTGGCCGATAGTAACATCATCCCCTATAAACAAAGGATATCTCTCATGAGTTACATGCAGCATGCATAGATCTTGTATATTTGACCCTCTGCCTATTCTTATATAGTTTTCATCCCCTCTTACAACAGAACCAAACCATATCGAGCTATCTTCACCAATAACAACATCACCTATGATCACGGTGTTATGGGACATATAAACATTTTGGGCTATTTGCGGTATTCTTCCATTATGTTCTATTCTCATTTTTTTTACCTTGACTAATACCTATCATAAGTTTATGCATACTGTAAACTATAAAGGAGAAACCATGTACAAATACATTATGACTATAATAACAGCAACTATTGTATTTCTGCCCCACAAGGTGTTCTCGGATCAGGGACAGATATCTTTATCACTAAATCCCGGTTTTACCATATTTACTAAAAACCAAACATACGATTTTAACAATGGACCTAAATTCGATATTGCAATTGGGTATGATGCCTCCGATGAATCGAATGTAAACTTTGATATGGGGATTAACAGGTTTCAGAATAATGTAGACAATAATCTTTTGATGAATCTCATTTATACAGGTATAAACCTAAAGCAATACCTGAATGGCGGCATCGAAAAAGGTTATTTTACAGGCGGTTTAAACTTTGTTTATGCAAATTTTTCAGGTACTCCATCTCTAACGCCAAAACCAGCGCATGACATGGGTGTTCTATTAAATGCCGGTGTTGGCATAGACGTAATGGCTTCATCAAGTTTTTTTTTCGGGCCCCTTCTCAAGTACGAAGGAGTGATTCTTCAAAAAACTTACCTGAGCCTTTTAAGTTTTCAGATAGATGCTGGATTCTTGTTCTAAAGTAGACCTATCATCCCGGGTAAAGCAGTGTCGAGCTGCAGGCGCTGGTTTTAAACCATTTTTTTTACCCTTATATTGCATTTCTGGGTTAATCTTATAGCTTAATAAGCTTCCATTTACCCTTCTTTATGCCGATCAACATAAAGACACTTAACAGGAATATATAAGTATCAGCGGCAAGCCACAGCCCTATTATATTAAGCTTCAGAAGCACACCGAGAATGTATGATAAAGGGACAAACAATAGCCAGTGTAATGTTACATCAACAGCCATGACATACTTTGTGTATCCTGCGCCAAACAAGGACTGACTGCCGATTAAACCAACGGCTTCAAAGATTAATGCAGAGCTATAGATGAACAAACCTTTTGAACCTGCTATAATAACTAAATTGGAATCAGTGAATAATCCCATTATAGTAGAGGGGAATGCCATGAATATCAGTGCTATTAAAGCCATGATCAGTACGCCGAGCTTTATTGAATCTATTGCATATCTCTCTGCTTCATCGGGGTTATTCGCACCAAGACTCTGTCCAACCATTGTGGCAGCAGCAGTACCAAATCCGAGTAAAGGTAAAAATGTCATAGATGCAACCTGTGTTAAAATAGCAGTTGCGGCCTGTGTTACAACGTCTATCTTTCCCGATATAACAATAAATGCCTCAAAACCAAGTGTTGTAAGTAATGCAGCTATGGCTGCGGGATAGCTTACTCTTATAATCTCTTTCAAAACGGACCTGTCTGTTCTCCAGGATGCATATATCTTAAATATCCTGTAAGGCTTTTTTATGCTGTAAAAAACGATTGCAGCAACACCTACAAACGAACTTATTGTTGCCGATATGCCGGCACCTTCAACACCGAGTCTCGGGAATCCAAAGTGTCCAAGTATGAGCCCGTATGACAGTACAATATTCACAACATTCATAATAATAGAGACGTACATGTAAACCCATGTTCTGCCCAGTGCATCAAAAAAGGCTTTATAAACAACTATCACAAGAAACGGCAAAAGGCCGATAAACCGGTATCTTATGAATTTTGCCCCTTCAATCGCGACCAATCTGTTATGCGTTAGAAGTATAAATAAAGGCTTTGCTATAGTATATCCTATAAAACCTATCATGGTGCCGAGAACAACTGCCATAATAATACCAGCAAAAAGCACCCTGCCCGCTTTTTCATACTGCTTTTCTGCAAATCTACGGGTTACAAGGCTCAATATGCCTACCGATATCGCATTCAATGCACCGCCAAATACCCATAACGTAATTATCCCAAGCCCGAGCGCTGCAAGCCCTATTTTTGCATCCGCTCCGAGCCTGCCAACCATAGCAACATCAAATAAGTTGATAAACGTCTGGGTTAGCATACCAATCATAACCGGCGTTGCCAGTCTTATAATCGTTGGGTAAGAACGTTTCACTGTATAGGTGCCCCAATGAAGAAATAGAAAGAAGATGAAGGGAATGCGTTCAATGCATAAGCATAGCCGAAAGAAAATCTAACATTATAAAGATATGCAATGTACGTATCAATATGCAGTTCCATACCATAAGATGTAATAGTTTTTATAGTGTTCGTACCTATATCCGCATAAGGTGCAAGAGAGACCTTATCGAAATAAACCGGCAATGTGTTGATACCTCTATCAATAATTGCAACAGGGTATCTGTATTCAATGGTCAATGAAAGGGCTTTGTCCCCCGTTAATATGCCCGCCGGATAACCCCTTATCGGTACTGCTGAGAGGTTTTGATTGGCAAGCAGTGACGGCAGACCACCTATAGAAAGCAGCTGGCTGCCTTTTGAAGGACCTGCAACAAAATCATAAATGCCTCTAAAATATATCACATGGTTTGCGCCTAAACCAGGTAGGTATGCACGCAATTGCGAATAAAACTGCGTAAGTTCAAGATCGCTTCCGAGAGCAGATAGATCCCTTTCCAATGACGTATTAAAATAAACCCCGTTTTCTCTGCTTATGGATGTATCAAATACGTACGTTGTATCGATAGCATAGGTTGCTGTAAACCCGCTTAACTTACCAGTGAACGGCGCATTTGAGACGTAAGCAGGGAGATGCGTTAATGAACTTATAAGCGCGTAGTCATAGCCGATACCAATAGATTGGCGGTATCTGAAATTGTTTATAGGATATGATATGTCAAGTTCTGCATTGCTCTTTTGCAGAACGTATGAATGTGTTGTATTGGATGCCGGCTCTGTGTACGTTTCAGCAATGTACGGTATAATGCCTCCATTAATCCCGATTTGAGGCGGGTACGCGTCATTTGTATAAGAAGCAAAAAAACCGGGGCTTGATTTACCGTTTTGATAACCCGTGTAATCGGCAAGCAGATAATAGTTATGATAACCAAGCAGATCGGAGCCCTGTGTGTATACACCAACCGAATAGGCGTCAGGATCAAGTGTTACTGCCGGCAGCCACCATGTCGGTCTGAGTGTATCCCATGGTGAATACTTTGTAATAGCTGCTTTTGTATGTTTGCAAGATTTAACCTGCCGGACAAGAAATTCTCTCTGTCTATTCAAAGTCCTGAATGTGGATGGAGAAAAAGGCATTTCATACACGTTAAAGCCCGTTTTATCATACTGGACAAAGGCAAGCATTTTATCATCAGGGGATACCTGCGATTCATAAGCACCGCCGATCACATTTGTTATCATGTAAATGGTTTTATCCGTAATAGAATAAGCATACAGGTTTGCTATACCCGTTCTATCCGATGAAAACATTACAAATCTATTATCCCTTGACCACGCAGGGAACAGGTTGAGATGCGTATCAGCTACAACCGTAGTAAGGAATTCGCCTTGCTTATTCAGGATCTTTATATCCGTTTCTCCATCATTATATTTGACCGTAACAGCTATATCATTACCATCATAAGACCATCTTGGGTCAAGGAATTGGGCTGATCCCTTAATCATTGCGATTGTTTTTACAGAGCCGGGATCCGTAAGACGGTAGATCATGAGCGAAGATACTGTTGAGGTGTTTGAGACAAAAACAACCTTACTGCAGTTGTATGATACATCAGGACCCCTTACTCTTAAACCATGGGTGAGCTGTTTTGTACGATTTGTTTTCAGGTTTAGTTCATACAGATCGCTGTAAAGATAAAAGTTTTTGAAATAGTCTTCCTGCGAGAAGAATAGCCTTTGATTACATGCTGAATTTGTATGATTGCTGTTCCTTAAGGTTACCCGTTTTGTTTTTCCTGTTTTTAAGGATTTGTAAAAAATAGCCATATTGGTCATGCCGTTATAAGATGTGTAAAATATGCCCTTGCCCTTGTTATCCCATACAGGACTTCTTGTGTCTGCACCAATAAATGTGAGCTGCTTTGACGGCGTCGGTCCTGAAAACAAAAATGATATATACTCAAGCATCGCCTGCTTTCTTAAGTGAACCTGCCATTCGCGCCATAATGTAATAAAGGATTCATCTTTGAATGCGTGCTTTGAAGATGTCTCAATAAAAAAGGGCAGGTACGTGTATTCTTTTGAATACTCTGCAAGTGCTGCTGCCCCATACCGTTCTCCGATATACTGAAGGAATTTACCGCCGTATAGATAAGGGTACTCTCCATAAGGCCATTTGCTCGGGATCCCGTCACCCCTATCTATAGGAGGCAACGTATTTGTAAGCGCCTGCATTCTTAAAATTGTATTGTAATAGCTGCCGTTATCCCTGCCGGCCTGAGTGAGTGTAGATTCATTGTAAACGGCATAACCTTCAATGATCCAATCGGGTTCAAGAAAATTTGTAAACAATACTCTTCCAAAGATATCATTCAAAAATCCAAAAAATCCCCTTGACTGATCGAGATGCAGTATGTGTGTGTACTCATGGACAAAGATCATCTTTAGCCAGTAATCATAATTGATGATGCTTGTATACGCGTCAGGAGGTACTGCGTATATGATTATGTGATCATAATAGTACGGCGTGGTTTCACCATTTGTAGAGTCGGTAGAATTTGTAAGCAGGATATA from Deltaproteobacteria bacterium encodes the following:
- the dnaE gene encoding DNA polymerase III subunit alpha, which codes for MGAYNFVHLHLHTKYSLLDGAIHIDRLAQRLKAYNMPAVAMTDHGNMFGAVDFYTKMRSEGIKPIIGVEAYIINGSIDNKNQKTEQYHIVLLAKDQTGYKNLLKLISIAYTDGFYGKPRIDKKILDGHRQGLIALSACLHGEIPAKLLSGNVQAAITAAEEYKDIFKDDFFLEVQANGIQEQAIVNNLIYNLSKDLHIPLVATNDVHYLDMEDAKAHDVLLCIQTKKKFSDRDRLKFSTQELYLKTHEEMAKAFVNHPEALEATWEIANRCNLEIELGKFHFPVISFGGNENYDNLLTQFTYNSFEELAKKYPYIKAKEQQYRERLENELGAIKQTHFSSYFLIVMDIIDYANKHAIPIGPGRGSAVGSLVAYAIGITKIDPIKYGLYFERFLNKNRISLPDIDIDICAENKDRLIDYLKEKYGSEKVAQITTFHTLQSRAVVKDAGRVLDIPYNVVDGITKIIPEKMALKDAIKTIHEIQELSQKDEKIKEMINIALKLEGLIRDKSIHASGVVIADMPLSDYLPIYKDKNDKIVTGFEGEYVEKIGLIKFDLLSLAMITIIQKTKELIKQYRNQDIDLTIIDLNDPKIYESMQKGDGVALFQLESSGMQETLKKIKPSRIDDIIAVVAIFRPGPMAWIDEFARNKEKGIVASRFPVLNEILKETYGVILYQEQVMRIAIEIAGFSPEEADYVRKVIAKKEEENMPKLHEKFVHGAVANGMKKTGAESLFDQLKRFAEYAFNKSHSAAYGLVAVWTAYLKTYYTIEYMTAVLSNEAKNKSHKTSNLARYIAYCKKLGIDITLPDVNRSMKDFTIEGNSIRFGLMAIKNVGETAIDAILQAREAGGFASLWNFLTKVDLSKVNRKVVESLIKAGSFDFTGKTRASLFKSMEDLYIMAGKMNSMQAQNQLFELDTIPDKSNGHGEAEWDELEKLGYEKELLDTYISGTPLKKYRDEIKAYSDTEISSLVDMDGRSVKVSGMITTIREIKEKKTGRPMAFITLSDDENSVEVIIFSSIFTNVKDTIKENKPVIVKGNVKVEEEGYDGGEEDESTEPTKVVKIIAEEIFTIDRAAQKLIDEVYITADFDNVSDEHLREIKNYLSEYKGSARVYLNFMRDGKNAYVIELPDYLKIKPDPELFSIIKNLLGEVEIYFNKQ
- the guaA gene encoding glutamine-hydrolyzing GMP synthase, coding for MVDTIVILDFGSQYTLLISRRLRELSVYSEILPYNAPIEKIKQLDTKGIILSGSPYSVYQKDAPKPDDGIFKIGVPILGICYGMQYVTQKFGGKVQKSKQREYGRAEIKIDPISPLFDGMEHTHRHTVWMSHSDRIEEVPEGFSVIASSANSPIAGFQNQSKQIIGLQFHPEVSHTEEGIKILNNFARHCNVTGKWDIGAFVENSVIDIKNRIGNDSVIGAISGGVDSTVAAFITYRAIGDKLKLVFINNGLLRENEPEEVFNTLTNMGLNVKYVDASDMFLKKLKGVVEPEKKRKIIGKSFIDVFEKQITDKHIKWLLQGTLYPDVIESNPHIGPSQVIKSHHNVGGLPKKMHLKVLEPFRLLFKDEVRKIGRLIHVPEYILNRQPFPGPGLSIRVIGEIKKERLNMLKKADSIVREEIGKYQISQDLWQYFAVLLPVRTVGIMGDERTYEHVIAIRAVKSEDGMTADWARLPYELMDRLSSRIIGEVNGINRVVYDISSKPPGTIEWE
- the guaB gene encoding IMP dehydrogenase, whose product is MTENAPYVMDGYTFDDLLLLPGESKVIPKDVAINTRLSRHQSLKIPFVSAAMDTVTESATAITMAQEGGIGIIHKNLSAKRQAEEVHKVKKYESYIINDPINMPPDRKLKEAVILMRKYSISGLPIVKKQKLVGILTNRDMRFEDDLEKPISELMTKKNLITANEDVTREEAKKLLYKHKIEKLLVVNGKGELKGLITVKDIEKSIRFPNATRDKYGKLIVGAAIGISHDRFERADALVKAGVDCLVIDTAHGHSKGVIDFLREIKKLYTNIDIIVGNVATSDGAKALLEAGADGIKVGVGPGSICTTRIVAGVGVPQMSAIFNVHKVTSKAGVPLIADGGVKFSGDITKAIAAGADTVMLGNLFAGTDESPGELVFFGGRTYKVYRGMGSLEAMKAGSKDRYNQDHIEDESKFVPEGIEGRVPYKGSISGVIYQLSGGLRAGMGYVGAKNIEELKQKAKFVKITPAGFKESHVHDITISKEAPNYRLDL
- a CDS encoding cyclic nucleotide-binding domain-containing protein is translated as MVTVNDLKIGNIFKDTDERVVNLLVSIAQKRNIPAGVPVFVEDMISDAMFIILSGSVDVLKKTNNGRENIIGNLEKGDAFGMLSLILETKRFVTVRAREPLEVIVITRDNFNRFVNDNIHAAYQILLSITKHIAGILGDPKGMEGVFNEE
- a CDS encoding gamma carbonic anhydrase family protein, with product MRIEHNGRIPQIAQNVYMSHNTVIIGDVVIGEDSSIWFGSVVRGDENYIRIGRGSNIQDLCMLHVTHERYPLFIGDDVTIGHRALVHGCRIKSRCLIGMGAVLLDGTIVGEESIVAAGSVVKEGMIVPPQTLVAGVPAQIKRDLNQEDIEYIVNSAKRYVEYARHYMGLKV
- a CDS encoding MATE family efflux transporter, translated to MKRSYPTIIRLATPVMIGMLTQTFINLFDVAMVGRLGADAKIGLAALGLGIITLWVFGGALNAISVGILSLVTRRFAEKQYEKAGRVLFAGIIMAVVLGTMIGFIGYTIAKPLFILLTHNRLVAIEGAKFIRYRFIGLLPFLVIVVYKAFFDALGRTWVYMYVSIIMNVVNIVLSYGLILGHFGFPRLGVEGAGISATISSFVGVAAIVFYSIKKPYRIFKIYASWRTDRSVLKEIIRVSYPAAIAALLTTLGFEAFIVISGKIDVVTQAATAILTQVASMTFLPLLGFGTAAATMVGQSLGANNPDEAERYAIDSIKLGVLIMALIALIFMAFPSTIMGLFTDSNLVIIAGSKGLFIYSSALIFEAVGLIGSQSLFGAGYTKYVMAVDVTLHWLLFVPLSYILGVLLKLNIIGLWLAADTYIFLLSVFMLIGIKKGKWKLIKL